The Bombus huntii isolate Logan2020A chromosome 6, iyBomHunt1.1, whole genome shotgun sequence genome window below encodes:
- the LOC126866851 gene encoding alpha-aminoadipic semialdehyde synthase, mitochondrial — protein sequence MSSARCMNNLKGKIIAIRREDQSVWERRAPLAPANVRQLIRAGVKVIVQPSNRRAYPAHAYQAAGAILQEDISPASVIFGVKQVPVDQLISNRTYCFFSHTIKAQESNMPLLDAILEKNIRLLDYEKLTDDNGQRVVAFGKYAGVAGMVNILHGLGLRLLALGHHTPFMHIGPAHNYRDSAMARQAIRDAGYEIALGAMPKSIGPLTFIFTGSGNVSQGGQEVFQELPHEYVPPEMLKKVAEHGDTTKIYGCEVRRRHHLERKDGGGFDSDECDKHPERYISTFSKKIAPYASVIINGIYWAVDSPKLLTIPDAKYLLRPAYTPWLPSSVGAPSLPHRMLAICDISADPGGSIEFMNECTTIDTPFCLYDADRNKDTKSFKGPGVLVCSIDNMPTQLPKESTDFFGNLLYPYALDIIQSDAKAPLEEHNFSPAVHDAIIASNGRLTPNFEYIQELRLLNHRCRHKADNREAQSKKVVVLGAGHVSAPLVEYLHRDNNIHLTVASQLKEEADVLANNFPGVEPVLLDVIERPDTLNDIVKSADVVVSLLPYSLHHVIANVCIHAKTHLVTASYTNEDVKALHTEAVASEVTILNEVGLDPGIDHLLALECFDNVKQAGGKIESFVSWCGGLPAPECSSNPLRYKFSWSPRGVLLNTLSSAKFYSNKQIVEIESGGDLMSAVQDLDFLPGFALEGFPNRDSTIYKDLYGLNNVQTMQRGTLRYKGFCNTIRALQFLGLTDLNPHPSLHPNGPDITWRVLICNLLGLANDNIFYGNLKRKLAEMLNSEESVKAIEDLGLLEEDLVLKLNTPLDTLTHYLSKKLCYDQNERDLVILRHDVGILWPDNRRENRGINLVLYGESQGYSAMARSVGYPTAIAVKMILDGEIQQRGVVFPFTPDIYRPILNRLKAEGIVFFETSKWM from the exons ATGTCTTCAGCACGTTGTATGAAT AATTTAAAAGGCAAAATAATAGCAATCAGAAGAGAAGATCAATCAGTATGGGAAAGAAGAGCCCCTTTAGCACCTGCGAATGTTCGCCAATTAATTAGGGCAGGAGTGAAAGTAATTGTACAGCCTAGTAATAGAAGAGCTTATCCTGCACATGCTTACCAAGCTGCAGGCGCTATACTACAAGAGGATATTAGTCCTGCTTCCGTCATTTTTGGAGTTAAACAAGTTCCTGTGGATCAACTTATATCGAATAGAACTTACTGTTTCTTTTCTCATACTATTAAGGCGCAAGAAAGTAATATGCCTCTTCTGGATGCTATTCTGGAAAAGAATATACGTTTGTTAGATTATGAAAAGTTAACAGATGATAATGGACAAAGAGTGGTTGCCTTCGGGAAATATGCTGGTGTAGCTGGTATGGTGAATATATTACATGGACTTGGATTAAGATTACTTGCGTTAGGACATCATACACCATTCATG CATATTGGTCCAGCACACAATTATAGAGATTCCGCTATGGCAAGGCAAGCTATACGAGATGCAGGATACGAAATAGCATTAGGTGCTATGCCTAAATCGATTGGACCATTGACTTTTATTTTCACTGGCAGTGGCAATGTAAGTCAAGGCGGTCAAGAAGTTTTTCAAGAGCTTCCACACGAATACGTTCCACCTGAAATGTTGAAAAAGGTTGCCGAACATGGCG ATACAACGAAGATATACGGATGCGAGGTAAGACGAAGACATCATCTAGAAAGAAAAGATGGAGGTGGTTTTGATTCTGATGAATGTGACAAGCATCCTGAGAGATATATTTCCACTTTCAGCAAAAAGATTGCACCATACGCATCGGTGATAATTAATGGAATATATTGGGCTGTTGACTCGCCTAAATTGTTAACAATACCAGATGCAAAATACTTGCTAAGACCAGCTTATACTCCCTGGTTACCATCAAGTGTTGGTGCTCCTTCTTTACCCCACCGAATGTTAGCTATCTGTGATATATCTGCAGACCCTGGTGGCAGTATCGA GTTCATGAACGAATGTACAACGATTGACACTCCATTTTGTTTATACGATGCTGATCGTAACAAAGATACAAAGTCTTTTAAAGGACCCGGAGTGTTAGTCTGTTCGATTGACAATATGCCGACTCAACTGCCAAAAGAATCTACGGATTTCTTTGGAAATCTTTTATATCCTTACGCGTTGGATATTATTCAGTCGGATGCGAAAGCACCATTAGAAGAACATAACTTTAGTCCAGCAGTACATGATGCAATAATAGCATCCAACGGACGGTTAACACCTAATTTTGAATATATCCAAGAATTAAGGTTACTAAATCACCGTTGTAGACATAAGGCAGACAATAGAGAAGCACAAAGCAAAAAG GTGGTCGTTCTTGGCGCTGGACACGTCTCGGCCCCGTTGGTTGAATATTTACATAGAGATAATAACATACATTTAACTGTTGCATCTCAATTGAAAGAGGAGGCAGACGTATTAGCAAATAATTTCCCCGGGGTAGAACCGGTTCTGCTAGATGTAATTGAACGTCCTGATACTTTAAACGACATTGTAAAATCGGCAGATGTAGTGGTTTCATTGTTACCGTATTCTCTACATCATGTTATTGCGAATGTATGCATACATGCTAAAACTCACCTAGTGACTGCGAGTTACACGAATGAAGATGTTAAAGCTTTACACACAGA GGCTGTTGCATCAGAAGTGACCATACTTAACGAAGTAGGGCTTGATCCTGGTATTGATCATTTATTGGCTCTAGAATGTTTTGACAATGTTAAACAAGCTGGTGGAAAAATCGAATCTTTTGTATCTTGGTGTGGCGGTTTACCCGCTCCAGAATGTTCCTCTAATCCtttacgatataaatttagttGGTCGCCACGTGGAGTGTTGCTGAATACATTATCATCGGCTAAATTCTATTCTAATAAGCAA ATTGTAGAAATAGAATCAGGAGGAGACCTTATGTCCGCCGTTCAAGATTTGGACTTTTTGCCCGGTTTTGCGTTGGAAGGTTTTCCCAATCGTGATAGTACAATTTACAAGGATTTATATGGACTCAATAATGTACAAACAATGCAGCGAGGTACATTAAGATATAAAGGTTTCTGTAACACAATACGAGCCTTACAGTTTCTTGGACTAACGGATCTTAACCCACACCCAAGTTTGCATCCAAATGGTCCAGATATTACATGG AGAGTGTTAATTTGCAATTTGCTTGGTTTGGCGAATGATAATATCTTCTAtggaaatttgaaaaggaagTTGGCAGAAATGCTAAACTCGGAAGAGAGCGTAAAAGCAATTGAAGACTTGGGACTTCTTGAAGAAGATTTAGTCTTGAAGTTGAATACGCCTCTTGATACTTTGACACATTATTTGTCGAAAAAGCTGTGCTATGATCAAAATGAACGAGATCTAGTAATTCTGAGACACGACGTTGGAATACTCTGGCCAGACAACAGAAGAGAAAACAGAGGAATTAATTTGGTATTGTATGGCGAATCACAAGGATACTCTGCTATGGCGCGCAGTGTTGGGTATCCGACGGCAATAGCAGTTAAAATGATCCTTGACG GTGAAATTCAACAACGAGGAGTAGTCTTTCCGTTTACCCCAGATATTTATCGACCAATACTTAATCGATTGAAAGCTGAAGGAATAGTATTTTTTGAGACATCCAAGTGGATGTAA